The sequence below is a genomic window from Acidimicrobiales bacterium.
GTCGGCCAAGTTCGACGCCTTCGGCGCCCGCTTCGACACGCTCGAACGGAGGCTCGACGACATGGAGGCTTCCCGCGCCGCCGCCCGGGTGGAGCAGGCCGCCGAGTTCCGTGCCCTCGACCTCCGCATCGACCAGGCCAAGGTCGACCAGGCCGCCGAGTTCCGGGCGCTCGATCTCCGCCTCGATGCCGACTTCAAGGCGCTCGACGCCCGGATCGAGAACGTGGAGAGGTGGCGGGACAAGGTCACAAACCGGGGATGGGGGCTCGCTGCGGGGATGACGCTCGCGGGCGGGGGCGTGGGCGCTGCGCTCGCCACCCTGACGACGAGGCTTACAGCGTGATCCGCCGGATTTCATACCGGGAAATATGCCGTCTCGCAGGCGCCGGGGCCGTGGGCTTCCTGCTGGGCGCCGTGTTCTTCATCGTCCATCAGGTGACGGTCGACGTGGCCATGGGGCACCACCGGTGACGGGCGACCTCGCTGGGCTGGGCACATGTCCGCTTGCCGTGGGCGACAACCCCGGCCACTGCGGCTGGTGTGGTGTCGTCCTGAAGGGGCGGCGCACACGGTGGTGCAGCGACGAGCACCGGACCGCCTTCGCCAACAACCACGAGTGGACCGCCGCTCGCAAGGCAGCGGTAGAGCGGGACGGCCACGCATGCACGCGGTGCGACGCCCACGACCGTCTCGGGCCTGACGGCATGTGGATCGGCGTGCAGTTGCAGGTGAACCACATCGAGCCGCGCTGTGGGCGGGGCTACGGCAACGGCTGCCACCACCACCTCGACAACCTCGAAACGCTCTGTCACCCGTGCCACGTCGAGACGACCAACGAGCAACGGCGAGCGCGGATGGTGTCCGTATGAGTCGCGTGTGGTGGGTGGTGCTCGGCGCCTCCTGGCCGATCGTCTTCGTGGCGCTGCTGCGCCTGTGGAACGCCGCCAAGCGGCTTCCCTTTCGCTCCCCGGTGCGGCCGCTGTTTATGACCGATGTCGAGCGCGCGTCGGTAGGGCTGCGACGAATGGGCTTTCGCCTCCGCTGGCGTGGCTTCGTGCTCGGCAAGCACCTGGGCTTCTCTACGCGATGAAGCCGAAGGAAGGCGAGAGTCCGTGACCATCCCCAACCACACAGGAGCGACCCCATGTCCATGAAACTCGTCCTCGCCATCGTCGCCGCGCTTCTGGCCGTCGCCGCCCTCGTCGGCGTCATGGCTCCCGCCACGGTTCCCCTTGCCATCGGCCTGCTCGTGCTGGCCGTCGCCGTGGCGGCCTGACCGGGGCACCTTGCCGTCCGTCTCGTGGACCTGCCTCGGTACTCGCTCGTGCGAAGCCGACACCTGCATCGGATGTGGCGCCCCGACGCTCTGGCAGGCGAGCGACGGCGGCGAGCAGCTCGGCGTCTGCGACGACTGCGGCCCCACCGACGAAGCCGCCCTGCAGGTCATCGATAACTACCGAAATGGAGCGTGACATGAAGAAAACCACCACGCGCGAGTACGACGCCGAAGGGCGGCTCGTGAAGGAGACGGTCGTTGAGGAGACGCCGCCCCAGGCCCAGCAGGTGCCCGTCCTGGTCGTGCGCCAGAAGGTGACGCCGGTCTGACTATCGGTTTTGCCACCTCAAGTGAGGGGGCGAAACCGATGAAGCCGCAGGTAGCGGCGGGCCAGGAGGGTCGCTCCGAGTCGTCGTCGGGCCGGAGTTGGGAACCAACCGACGTGGGGGTCCGGGCGTCTCCCCCTGGCCCGCACCTAGCAAGCTAGGCGGACTAGGCTCGCTAGGCAACCGCGGCAGGTGGGGGCCGCCCTCTTACCCTCATGCTCTGTGGCCGTCATCAACTACGAGATCCCTGACGACCTCCACCGTCGGGCCAAGGTCGTGGCGGCGCAGCGGGACACGACGCTCAAGCAGGTGCTCATCGACGCCCTGCAGCGGTACGTCGAGGCGGAGGAGTCACCCCGGAAGTCGTAGCCCTGCGGTACTTTGGCGGTGGGACAGTGACGTGTCGATGCCCCGCCCGGGGTCTCAGGGGCGGGGCATCGGTCATTCTTGATCACACTTCTGATCACAAGTAGGGCGCACGAGGGGGTACGTAGCACGCCGAACCCCCGGATTCCTGGTCTAGGCGCTACGTGACGGCACGTCCCGAGGATCACCCTCCGGCCTTCCAAGCAGATGATGCGGGTTCGATTCCCGTCACCCGCTCTCTTCCGAGGGTCGACCGCGAGCGCCGGCGGCGCCGGTAGTCTCGGCCCCGATGAGCACTCCGAGGCAATTGCGCGGGCTGGGGGCGCTCGTCGCGCTGTTGTTCTTGGCCGGGCTGGTGGGTCTGGTCACCCAGGCAGGTGACGACGGCGACGGCATCGACACGGCGGCGTCGAGCTCGTCGTCGAGCACCACGGCGTTTGCCACCACTGCGCCGTCGCCCACGTCGTCCACGTCGACCGTGGAGACCACGACCACCACGGTCGCGCCGACGCAGCCGGGAACAACGTCAGTCGGCGCCAGCAGTACGGGCACAGCGGTCGATCCCGGCTCGGGTTCGGGTTCGGGATCGGGTTCGGGATCGGGTTCGGGATCGGGTTCCGGCGGGAGTGGGTTGGGCGCCGGCGGCAGCGGCACGGTGACCGGCAGCGACGCCATGGCCGACACCGGCGCCGAAGACCTGCTCGTCCCCGGGTTGTTGCTGCTTGGGCTGGCACTGGCCGGACGTCGGCTGGCTGCCCGAGTCGCCGACCAGCGGTAGCTCGCTTGGCCCGCCGGCGGTGGTTCGTCGGCCTGTTCCTCGGGGTACTCGCCGTCGCCGCCGTGGCCGACGTCAACGCCTGGCCGATGACGGGGTGGCGGCTGTTCAGTACAACCCGCGGGCCCACACAGGCGGGGTGGGAAGCGGTCGTCGTCTCATCGACGGGGGCCGAGGCGCCGGTGCCGTTCGAGCGGCTGCCGCGGGGGTACCGCGGTGGGCGGCATGTCCTGCAGGAGTTCCCGAGGTTGTCGCCGTCGGCGCGCGGCGCCGTGTGCCGCGCGTGGGTCGACGGCGCCCGGGCGGCCGGCGTCGACGCGGCCGGGGTGCGGGTCTATCGCACCCGTTCGACCGTCTCGTTGGGCGGCTCGCCTCCCACGACGACGGTGCGTCGGGAGGAGGGGTACTCGTGTTGAACGCCCTCTTCGCGCCGGGATCGTGCCACCGCTTCCAGTGGGTGGTCCGGGGGTTGGCCGTGCTCATCGGCGTGCGGGTGGCGCTCGGGCCGTACCGGGCGCTGGCGGGGCAACCGGGGGCGCTGTTCCGGCCGGTGTGGTTTCTGGAACTGCTGCCTGCCATGCCCTCGGCCGCGGTGTTCGTGGCGCTCCAGGTGGTGGGGGTGGCGGGCGCTTTGGGCGTGCTCGCGCTGCGGGGCCGGCGGCGCTGGGTGGCGTTCGTCGTGGCGTGGCTGGCGTATCTCGTGCTGGCCGGGCTGCGGTCGAGCCTGGGCAAGACCCTCCACAACGACGTGCTGTTGCTGCTGGCGGCGGTCCCGTTCCTGTGGCCGGTGAGCGACGACGACGAGGCCGACTGCGGGTGGCCCGTGCGGCTGGCGTCAGCGGTTGTGGCCAGTGGCTACTTCTTCGCCGGACTGGCCAAACTGCGCCACTCGGGGTTGGCCTGGGTGACCGGCGACAACA
It includes:
- a CDS encoding HNH endonuclease; this encodes MTGDLAGLGTCPLAVGDNPGHCGWCGVVLKGRRTRWCSDEHRTAFANNHEWTAARKAAVERDGHACTRCDAHDRLGPDGMWIGVQLQVNHIEPRCGRGYGNGCHHHLDNLETLCHPCHVETTNEQRRARMVSV